A genomic segment from Juglans regia cultivar Chandler chromosome 14, Walnut 2.0, whole genome shotgun sequence encodes:
- the LOC109001505 gene encoding beta-glucosidase 17-like isoform X2, whose translation MKIIHGSLLLWYLLLPLTSFLGCTLGLNRTDFPAGFIFGAASSAYQYEGAAYQDGKGSSIWDTFTSVHPEKIADHSTGDIADEFYYLFQEDIALMKEIGLDSFRFSISWSRILPKGKISEGVNQQGITFYNNLINELLYQGLQPFVTLFHWDLPQALEDEYLGFLSPNIVNDYQDYVDLCFKEFGDRVKFWVTFNEPNDFASGGYATGTEAPGRCSNYIGNCSFGNSATEPYTVGHHMLLSHAIAVKLYREKYQASQKGNIGIVLACYWMVPKFQTVASTDAAFRAIDFMLGWYLHPITFGNYPETMRLLVGNRLPTFSVSQSEMLKGSFDFLGVTYYTARYADDSTSSSSVNLSYTTDSHVNLTTEKDGLPIGQPTASGWQYVYPRGLLELLSYINRKFNQPLIYIAENGVNDNASLPIQDALDDSLRINFHHSHLSTLLKAIKG comes from the exons ATGAAAATAATTCATGGGAGTCTCCTATTATGGTACCTTCTACTTCCTCTGACCTCCTTTTTGGGATGCACTTTGGGTCTTAACCGTACAGATTTTCCAGCTGGTTTCATTTTTGGAGCCGCCTCCAGTGCTTACCAG TACGAAGGAGCCGCATATCAAGATGGAAAAGGGTCCAGCATATGGGATACTTTCACCAGCGTACatccag AAAAAATTGCGGACCATAGCACGGGGGATATAGCCGATGAGTTTTATTATCTTTTCCAG GAGGACATCGCTCTGATGAAAGAAATTGGTTTAGACTCCTTTAGGTTCTCCATCTCATGGTCCAGAATACTACCAA AGGGAAAAATTAGTGAGGGAGTGAACCAGCAAGGCATCACATTCTACAATAACCTCATAAATGAGCTCTTATATCAAG GTTTACAACCTTTTGTAACTCTATTTCATTGGGATCTTCCTCAAGCTCTCGAAGACGAGTATCTAGGATTCTTGAGCCCAAACATTGT GAATGATTATCAAGACTATGTGGACCTCTGCTTCAAAGAATTCGGTGATAGAGTGAAGTTTTGGGTCACATTTAATGAGCCAAATGATTTTGCTAGTGGAGGGTATGCAACAGGTACTGAGGCACCTGGTCGATGTTCTAACTATATCGGAAACTGTAGCTTTGGGAACTCGGCAACGGAACCCTATACAGTGGGCCATCACATGCTTCTTTCTCATGCAATTGCTGTAAAATTGTACAGGGAAAAGTATCAG GCTTCACAAAAGGGGAACATTGGGATTGTACTAGCTTGTTACTGGATGGTGCCCAAATTCCAAACAGTTGCTAGCACTGATGCTGCCTTTAGAGCCATTGATTTTATGCTTGGATG GTACCTTCATCCCATTACCTTTGGCAACTACCCTGAGACCATGCGATTATTGGTGGGGAATCGACTGCCCACATTTTCTGTATCGCAATCTGAAATGCTAAAGGGGTCTTTTGATTTCCTAGGAGTAACTTACTACACAGCAAGATATGCAGATGATTCTACATCTTCTAGCAGTGTCAACCTAAGTTACACAACGGATAGCCACGTAAATCTGACCA CGGAAAAAGATGGCCTTCCTATTGGTCAACCT ACCGCTTCTGGCTGGCAATACGTTTATCCCAGAGGGCTTCTAGAACTACTTTCATACATAAATAGAAAATTCAACCAACCACTTATTTACATTGCAGAAAACG GAGTTAATGACAATGCCTCATTGCCCATTCAAGATGCACTCGATGATAGTTTGAGGATAAATTTCCACCATAGCCATCTATCAACTCTTTTAAAGGCTATTAA GGGTTGA
- the LOC109001505 gene encoding beta-glucosidase 17-like isoform X1: MKIIHGSLLLWYLLLPLTSFLGCTLGLNRTDFPAGFIFGAASSAYQYEGAAYQDGKGSSIWDTFTSVHPEKIADHSTGDIADEFYYLFQEDIALMKEIGLDSFRFSISWSRILPKGKISEGVNQQGITFYNNLINELLYQGLQPFVTLFHWDLPQALEDEYLGFLSPNIVNDYQDYVDLCFKEFGDRVKFWVTFNEPNDFASGGYATGTEAPGRCSNYIGNCSFGNSATEPYTVGHHMLLSHAIAVKLYREKYQASQKGNIGIVLACYWMVPKFQTVASTDAAFRAIDFMLGWYLHPITFGNYPETMRLLVGNRLPTFSVSQSEMLKGSFDFLGVTYYTARYADDSTSSSSVNLSYTTDSHVNLTTEKDGLPIGQPTASGWQYVYPRGLLELLSYINRKFNQPLIYIAENGVNDNASLPIQDALDDSLRINFHHSHLSTLLKAIKAGVDVRGYFVWSFLDNFEWESGYTLRYGMTYVDYKNGLRRYVKNSALWYKNLLRKENITRRLPLLYTVW; the protein is encoded by the exons ATGAAAATAATTCATGGGAGTCTCCTATTATGGTACCTTCTACTTCCTCTGACCTCCTTTTTGGGATGCACTTTGGGTCTTAACCGTACAGATTTTCCAGCTGGTTTCATTTTTGGAGCCGCCTCCAGTGCTTACCAG TACGAAGGAGCCGCATATCAAGATGGAAAAGGGTCCAGCATATGGGATACTTTCACCAGCGTACatccag AAAAAATTGCGGACCATAGCACGGGGGATATAGCCGATGAGTTTTATTATCTTTTCCAG GAGGACATCGCTCTGATGAAAGAAATTGGTTTAGACTCCTTTAGGTTCTCCATCTCATGGTCCAGAATACTACCAA AGGGAAAAATTAGTGAGGGAGTGAACCAGCAAGGCATCACATTCTACAATAACCTCATAAATGAGCTCTTATATCAAG GTTTACAACCTTTTGTAACTCTATTTCATTGGGATCTTCCTCAAGCTCTCGAAGACGAGTATCTAGGATTCTTGAGCCCAAACATTGT GAATGATTATCAAGACTATGTGGACCTCTGCTTCAAAGAATTCGGTGATAGAGTGAAGTTTTGGGTCACATTTAATGAGCCAAATGATTTTGCTAGTGGAGGGTATGCAACAGGTACTGAGGCACCTGGTCGATGTTCTAACTATATCGGAAACTGTAGCTTTGGGAACTCGGCAACGGAACCCTATACAGTGGGCCATCACATGCTTCTTTCTCATGCAATTGCTGTAAAATTGTACAGGGAAAAGTATCAG GCTTCACAAAAGGGGAACATTGGGATTGTACTAGCTTGTTACTGGATGGTGCCCAAATTCCAAACAGTTGCTAGCACTGATGCTGCCTTTAGAGCCATTGATTTTATGCTTGGATG GTACCTTCATCCCATTACCTTTGGCAACTACCCTGAGACCATGCGATTATTGGTGGGGAATCGACTGCCCACATTTTCTGTATCGCAATCTGAAATGCTAAAGGGGTCTTTTGATTTCCTAGGAGTAACTTACTACACAGCAAGATATGCAGATGATTCTACATCTTCTAGCAGTGTCAACCTAAGTTACACAACGGATAGCCACGTAAATCTGACCA CGGAAAAAGATGGCCTTCCTATTGGTCAACCT ACCGCTTCTGGCTGGCAATACGTTTATCCCAGAGGGCTTCTAGAACTACTTTCATACATAAATAGAAAATTCAACCAACCACTTATTTACATTGCAGAAAACG GAGTTAATGACAATGCCTCATTGCCCATTCAAGATGCACTCGATGATAGTTTGAGGATAAATTTCCACCATAGCCATCTATCAACTCTTTTAAAGGCTATTAA GGCAGGGGTTGACGTGAGAGGATACTTTGTGTGGTCATTTCTCGATAATTTCGAATGGGAATCTGGTTATACTCTGCGGTATGGCATGACTTACGTAGATTACAAAAATGGATTGAGAAGATACGTCAAAAACTCGGCTTTATGGTACAAAAATCTCCTTCGAAAGGAAAACATAACGAGAAGGCTACCTTTATTGTACACTGTGTGGTAA
- the LOC109001505 gene encoding beta-glucosidase 17-like isoform X3: MKEIGLDSFRFSISWSRILPKGKISEGVNQQGITFYNNLINELLYQGLQPFVTLFHWDLPQALEDEYLGFLSPNIVNDYQDYVDLCFKEFGDRVKFWVTFNEPNDFASGGYATGTEAPGRCSNYIGNCSFGNSATEPYTVGHHMLLSHAIAVKLYREKYQASQKGNIGIVLACYWMVPKFQTVASTDAAFRAIDFMLGWYLHPITFGNYPETMRLLVGNRLPTFSVSQSEMLKGSFDFLGVTYYTARYADDSTSSSSVNLSYTTDSHVNLTTEKDGLPIGQPTASGWQYVYPRGLLELLSYINRKFNQPLIYIAENGVNDNASLPIQDALDDSLRINFHHSHLSTLLKAIKAGVDVRGYFVWSFLDNFEWESGYTLRYGMTYVDYKNGLRRYVKNSALWYKNLLRKENITRRLPLLYTVW, from the exons ATGAAAGAAATTGGTTTAGACTCCTTTAGGTTCTCCATCTCATGGTCCAGAATACTACCAA AGGGAAAAATTAGTGAGGGAGTGAACCAGCAAGGCATCACATTCTACAATAACCTCATAAATGAGCTCTTATATCAAG GTTTACAACCTTTTGTAACTCTATTTCATTGGGATCTTCCTCAAGCTCTCGAAGACGAGTATCTAGGATTCTTGAGCCCAAACATTGT GAATGATTATCAAGACTATGTGGACCTCTGCTTCAAAGAATTCGGTGATAGAGTGAAGTTTTGGGTCACATTTAATGAGCCAAATGATTTTGCTAGTGGAGGGTATGCAACAGGTACTGAGGCACCTGGTCGATGTTCTAACTATATCGGAAACTGTAGCTTTGGGAACTCGGCAACGGAACCCTATACAGTGGGCCATCACATGCTTCTTTCTCATGCAATTGCTGTAAAATTGTACAGGGAAAAGTATCAG GCTTCACAAAAGGGGAACATTGGGATTGTACTAGCTTGTTACTGGATGGTGCCCAAATTCCAAACAGTTGCTAGCACTGATGCTGCCTTTAGAGCCATTGATTTTATGCTTGGATG GTACCTTCATCCCATTACCTTTGGCAACTACCCTGAGACCATGCGATTATTGGTGGGGAATCGACTGCCCACATTTTCTGTATCGCAATCTGAAATGCTAAAGGGGTCTTTTGATTTCCTAGGAGTAACTTACTACACAGCAAGATATGCAGATGATTCTACATCTTCTAGCAGTGTCAACCTAAGTTACACAACGGATAGCCACGTAAATCTGACCA CGGAAAAAGATGGCCTTCCTATTGGTCAACCT ACCGCTTCTGGCTGGCAATACGTTTATCCCAGAGGGCTTCTAGAACTACTTTCATACATAAATAGAAAATTCAACCAACCACTTATTTACATTGCAGAAAACG GAGTTAATGACAATGCCTCATTGCCCATTCAAGATGCACTCGATGATAGTTTGAGGATAAATTTCCACCATAGCCATCTATCAACTCTTTTAAAGGCTATTAA GGCAGGGGTTGACGTGAGAGGATACTTTGTGTGGTCATTTCTCGATAATTTCGAATGGGAATCTGGTTATACTCTGCGGTATGGCATGACTTACGTAGATTACAAAAATGGATTGAGAAGATACGTCAAAAACTCGGCTTTATGGTACAAAAATCTCCTTCGAAAGGAAAACATAACGAGAAGGCTACCTTTATTGTACACTGTGTGGTAA